From the genome of Deltaproteobacteria bacterium, one region includes:
- a CDS encoding integron integrase has protein sequence MRIVPDKKNGDSRVIVTANNLSSSLPPLLDRVRAEIRRRHYSRRTEEAYLGWIARYMKHHCLVDPLEAGGSEVEKFLSHLATRKDVAAATQNQALSALLFLYGPVLGKKLEYLDEMARAKKPKRLPVVMRRDEVRKVLSRLVGPKWVAAMLMYGAGLRLLECLQLRVKDIDFGYRQITIRAGKGNRDRVTILPAAVETRLQLHLEDVKLRHERDLKSGGGYVKLPEALSRKYPDANRQWGWQWVFPAQRQYQDPETGFLYRHHLYETVLQRAVKEAVERAGIEKHVSCHTFRHSFATHLLEDGYDIRTIQELLGHRDVNTTMVYTHVLNKGGKAVRSPADWME, from the coding sequence ATGCGAATCGTGCCAGACAAAAAGAACGGCGATTCCCGCGTAATCGTGACAGCGAATAATCTGTCGAGCAGCCTCCCGCCGCTTCTCGACCGGGTTCGCGCCGAGATCCGGAGGCGCCATTACAGCCGAAGGACGGAGGAAGCCTACCTCGGCTGGATCGCGCGATATATGAAACATCACTGCCTCGTCGACCCGCTGGAAGCGGGAGGATCAGAGGTGGAAAAATTTCTGTCGCACCTGGCAACGCGTAAGGATGTGGCGGCGGCAACGCAGAATCAGGCTTTAAGCGCCCTTCTCTTTCTATACGGTCCCGTCCTGGGAAAGAAGCTCGAATATCTCGACGAGATGGCCCGCGCGAAAAAACCGAAGCGCCTTCCGGTGGTCATGCGCCGCGACGAAGTCCGCAAGGTCCTGTCGCGCCTAGTTGGGCCGAAGTGGGTAGCCGCAATGCTTATGTATGGAGCGGGGCTTCGCCTCCTTGAATGCCTGCAACTTCGCGTGAAGGACATCGACTTCGGCTACCGCCAGATCACCATTCGTGCGGGAAAGGGCAACCGTGATCGCGTCACGATTCTGCCTGCCGCCGTGGAAACGCGCCTGCAACTCCACCTTGAGGATGTCAAACTAAGGCATGAACGAGATTTGAAAAGTGGAGGAGGCTACGTTAAACTGCCGGAAGCGTTATCAAGGAAATATCCCGACGCAAACCGTCAGTGGGGGTGGCAATGGGTGTTTCCCGCACAGCGGCAATACCAGGATCCCGAAACGGGATTTCTATACCGCCACCATCTGTACGAAACAGTTCTTCAACGCGCGGTCAAGGAAGCGGTCGAACGGGCAGGGATAGAGAAGCACGTCTCTTGTCATACCTTCCGGCATTCTTTCGCTACCCATCTCCTGGAGGACGGGTACGATATCCGGACAATCCAGGAACTGCTCGGTCACCGGGACGTCAACACAACGATGGTCTACACCCACGTCCTGAACAAGGGAGGAAAAGCCGTCCGCAGTCCGGCGGACTGGATGGAATAA
- a CDS encoding radical SAM protein, translating to MTWEIRKLHDAVLSREVGGKRKEHGGRLSVALIFPNRYAAGMSNLGFLSIHARINERPDALCERAFLPSAAEEKILSRRMLPLSTLESGAPLKEFDIVAFSLSFENDLPNVSAILAAGGIAPFRRDREGSGYPRPLVLAGGFAASLNPEPAGVFADAVVIGDGERAVEAILDIGSHHPGDKAYLKELAAIPGIFVPAGYVPEYEKSYDSAGDPRLRMLGGKEADAYAAGRLRSLKPIPGFPEKVIREKIDLSGYPPVPVILSEDAELGRMALVETSRGCPRMCSFCAAAHACPEFREMPLPFIQAAVEAVWLHRNRIGMIGAAVLDWRHFKEFSHDILARGGAVSPASIRADLVDEEIAEILKTSGHRTVALAPECGDERLRARIGKRVKDAVFIDAARTLIRAGIVSFKLYFLSGVPGASEEEETYGTIEFLRAFRNAALEESKAVGKMGTISAVLSPFVPKPFTPLQWAPMTTERELKSRKVKIASGIRSIPNLRIEPEAPSSAILQGFLGLSDRRVEQALRHAKKGRLKLSPDRLAVPLNDIVHRERGAIEYFPWDIVEGGVPKKILRARYESILGG from the coding sequence ATGACCTGGGAGATCCGCAAGCTCCACGATGCCGTCCTCTCCCGGGAGGTGGGGGGGAAACGGAAGGAGCACGGCGGACGGCTCAGCGTCGCGCTTATCTTCCCGAACCGGTACGCCGCGGGGATGTCGAACCTGGGTTTCCTGTCCATCCACGCGCGCATCAACGAAAGGCCCGACGCCCTGTGCGAGCGGGCCTTCCTGCCTTCCGCGGCTGAAGAGAAAATCCTCTCCCGGCGTATGCTTCCCCTCTCCACTCTGGAGAGCGGCGCACCGCTGAAAGAGTTCGACATCGTAGCCTTCTCCCTGTCCTTCGAGAACGACCTGCCGAACGTTTCCGCAATCCTCGCCGCGGGAGGAATTGCCCCCTTCCGCAGAGACCGCGAGGGCAGCGGCTATCCACGACCGCTTGTACTTGCCGGTGGATTCGCCGCATCCCTCAACCCGGAGCCCGCCGGAGTCTTCGCCGACGCCGTTGTGATCGGCGACGGGGAAAGGGCGGTGGAGGCTATCCTCGACATAGGATCTCATCACCCGGGCGACAAGGCATATCTGAAAGAGCTTGCCGCAATTCCGGGAATATTTGTCCCGGCAGGATATGTTCCTGAATACGAAAAGTCCTACGATTCCGCCGGGGATCCGAGGCTGCGGATGCTCGGCGGGAAAGAAGCAGACGCGTATGCTGCGGGCAGGTTGCGTTCCCTCAAACCTATTCCCGGTTTTCCCGAAAAGGTCATCCGAGAGAAGATCGATCTCTCCGGGTATCCGCCGGTCCCCGTTATTCTTTCCGAGGATGCAGAACTGGGCAGAATGGCGCTTGTGGAAACCTCCCGCGGCTGCCCCAGGATGTGTTCCTTCTGCGCCGCTGCACACGCCTGTCCCGAATTCCGCGAGATGCCCCTTCCCTTCATTCAGGCTGCCGTTGAGGCGGTTTGGCTCCATCGAAACAGGATCGGGATGATAGGCGCGGCCGTCCTCGACTGGCGGCACTTCAAGGAATTTTCACATGATATACTCGCCCGCGGCGGCGCGGTGTCTCCCGCTTCGATCCGCGCCGACCTTGTGGACGAGGAAATCGCGGAGATCCTGAAAACCAGCGGGCATCGCACCGTCGCGCTGGCTCCCGAGTGCGGCGACGAACGGCTACGCGCGCGGATCGGCAAGCGAGTAAAGGACGCCGTTTTTATAGACGCCGCAAGGACTCTCATCCGGGCGGGGATCGTCTCCTTCAAACTCTATTTCCTGTCTGGAGTCCCCGGCGCAAGCGAGGAAGAAGAAACATACGGAACCATCGAATTTCTTCGCGCATTCAGGAATGCGGCTCTTGAAGAATCCAAGGCAGTGGGAAAAATGGGCACCATCAGCGCGGTGCTTTCTCCTTTTGTGCCGAAGCCGTTCACGCCGCTTCAATGGGCGCCGATGACAACGGAGCGGGAACTCAAATCACGCAAGGTGAAGATCGCTTCGGGTATCCGGTCGATTCCCAATCTGCGCATCGAGCCGGAGGCTCCATCGTCGGCCATCCTCCAGGGTTTCCTGGGGCTGTCGGACCGCCGGGTGGAGCAGGCGCTTCGCCACGCCAAAAAGGGAAGACTCAAGCTTTCCCCTGACCGCCTTGCCGTTCCTCTGAATGATATCGTCCATCGTGAAAGAGGTGCGATAGAGTATTTCCCCTGGGACATCGTCGAAGGCGGCGTGCCGAAAAAGATCCTCCGCGCACGTTACGAGTCGATCCTGGGGGGATAA
- the ftsZ gene encoding cell division protein FtsZ: MFTLIEENRVHAVIKVFGVGGGGGNAINTMIEEGLNGVEFIAANTDAQALSRNLAPLKIQLGARLTKGRGAGANPEIGRQAALEDRDLLRESLNGADMVFITAGLGGGTGTGAGPVVAEVAKEAGALTVGVVTRPFAFEGSTRRRQAEIGVKDLRSIVDTIIVIPNEKLLLIAGKDMRFTEAFRRVDEVLFHAVRGISELVTKPGYINLDFADVKTIMSGMGVALMGMGCASGHNRAVAAAEKAISSPLLEDVSIRGARGVLINITAGPSLSMSEVHEAASLIQQEADEEANIIFGTVIDETIEDELKVTVIATGFEPGVAESIWKGPRRMIKLVGKEDLEKPTFMRAAPQKPPERVERVERLEDLPVIDKESEVEALDEFEIPTFLRRRGE, from the coding sequence ATGTTCACGCTTATCGAGGAGAACCGCGTCCATGCCGTAATAAAGGTGTTCGGCGTGGGGGGCGGCGGCGGCAACGCCATCAACACGATGATCGAAGAGGGCCTGAACGGCGTGGAGTTCATCGCGGCCAACACGGACGCCCAGGCCCTTTCGAGGAACCTTGCCCCCCTGAAGATCCAGCTCGGAGCGCGGCTCACCAAGGGACGGGGTGCGGGGGCCAATCCCGAGATCGGGCGGCAGGCGGCGCTCGAGGACCGGGACCTCCTGCGCGAATCCTTGAACGGCGCCGATATGGTGTTCATCACGGCGGGGTTGGGCGGGGGCACCGGCACGGGCGCGGGTCCCGTCGTGGCGGAGGTTGCGAAGGAGGCCGGGGCGCTGACTGTCGGCGTTGTCACGCGTCCGTTCGCCTTCGAGGGCAGCACGCGGCGGCGCCAGGCGGAGATCGGCGTAAAGGACCTGCGGTCGATCGTCGACACGATCATCGTCATTCCGAACGAGAAGCTCCTCCTCATCGCAGGTAAGGACATGCGGTTCACGGAGGCCTTCCGCAGAGTGGACGAGGTGCTCTTCCACGCAGTGCGCGGCATCTCCGAGCTGGTGACGAAGCCGGGCTACATCAACCTGGATTTCGCGGATGTAAAGACGATCATGTCGGGGATGGGCGTGGCGCTGATGGGCATGGGATGCGCGTCCGGCCATAACCGCGCGGTCGCCGCGGCGGAGAAGGCGATCTCCAGCCCGCTTCTCGAAGACGTCTCCATCCGCGGGGCGCGGGGCGTGTTGATAAACATCACCGCGGGCCCGTCCCTCTCGATGAGCGAGGTTCACGAGGCGGCAAGCCTCATCCAGCAGGAGGCCGACGAGGAAGCGAACATCATCTTCGGCACCGTCATCGACGAGACGATCGAGGACGAACTGAAGGTGACGGTGATCGCCACGGGGTTCGAGCCGGGAGTGGCGGAAAGCATCTGGAAGGGGCCGCGCCGGATGATCAAGCTCGTGGGAAAGGAAGACCTGGAAAAACCGACCTTCATGCGGGCCGCGCCGCAGAAGCCGCCGGAGAGGGTGGAACGGGTGGAGCGGCTCGAGGACCTTCCGGTCATCGACAAGGAGAGCGAGGTGGAGGCCCTCGACGAATTCGAGATTCCCACGTTCCTGCGTCGCCGGGGAGAGTAG
- the ftsA gene encoding cell division protein FtsA — MDTGSTPVIVGLDIGSSKVATVVAKKGPEGLEILGAGENPTEGMRKGAVVNVDATVSSIRNSVGEAEKMTGISIGSAFVGVSGPLIKSFNSHAAISVRNEREVTEEDVARVLALAKAVELPNDREILHVLTQEFSVDDIGGIKDPRGVAGIRLDARVHVVTDDVPSTRNLVKCVEKADLSVDEIALGPLVSANAVLTPEEREVGVVLLDFGAGTVEMAIFHGEALRHTFVLPLGGSNVTSDVAIGLKIPWADAEALKIASGSAMIQKVRRDELVELPGVGGRQPRPIRRQYLSEIIEPRAEEIFALLRKEILRSGYEETLGAGIVLTGGGCLLDGLVELGERVFQLPVRRGGPIGIGGLVEVVSSPGYATAVGLALYGANMADMIAAQGEEPGAGGWLDWLKRILTKHI; from the coding sequence ATGGATACGGGCTCCACACCGGTAATCGTCGGACTGGACATCGGATCGAGCAAGGTGGCCACGGTTGTGGCGAAGAAGGGGCCGGAAGGCCTGGAGATCCTGGGCGCCGGCGAAAACCCCACGGAGGGGATGCGCAAGGGCGCGGTGGTCAACGTGGACGCAACGGTCAGCTCGATCCGTAATAGCGTCGGCGAGGCGGAAAAGATGACGGGCATTTCCATCGGATCCGCCTTTGTGGGGGTTTCCGGTCCGCTGATCAAGTCGTTCAACAGCCATGCCGCGATTTCCGTGAGAAACGAGCGTGAGGTGACAGAGGAAGACGTGGCGCGGGTTCTTGCACTCGCCAAGGCGGTGGAGCTTCCGAACGACCGGGAGATCCTGCACGTACTGACGCAGGAGTTCAGCGTGGACGACATCGGGGGGATAAAGGACCCTCGAGGCGTGGCAGGGATTCGCCTTGACGCCCGCGTTCACGTGGTTACCGACGACGTTCCCAGCACCCGAAACCTGGTCAAGTGTGTGGAGAAAGCGGATCTTTCGGTCGACGAGATCGCGCTCGGGCCATTGGTTTCAGCCAACGCGGTGCTGACGCCCGAGGAGAGGGAAGTCGGAGTCGTCCTCCTCGATTTCGGTGCGGGAACCGTCGAGATGGCCATTTTCCACGGGGAGGCGCTTCGCCACACCTTCGTTCTTCCATTGGGGGGATCGAACGTTACCTCGGACGTCGCGATCGGGCTAAAGATCCCGTGGGCCGACGCGGAGGCTTTAAAAATCGCATCCGGAAGCGCAATGATCCAGAAGGTGCGTCGGGACGAACTGGTGGAACTGCCCGGTGTTGGCGGGCGGCAACCGCGGCCCATCCGCCGGCAGTATTTAAGCGAGATCATCGAGCCGCGCGCGGAAGAGATATTCGCCCTCCTCAGGAAGGAAATACTTCGCTCGGGATACGAAGAGACATTGGGGGCCGGCATCGTGCTGACGGGCGGAGGCTGCCTGCTGGACGGGCTCGTCGAGCTGGGTGAGCGAGTGTTTCAGCTCCCGGTGCGGCGGGGAGGGCCGATCGGAATCGGGGGGCTGGTGGAAGTCGTCAGCAGCCCCGGATACGCGACGGCGGTAGGGCTTGCGCTCTACGGGGCGAATATGGCAGACATGATCGCCGCTCAAGGTGAGGAACCGGGGGCCGGCGGCTGGCTGGATTGGCTGAAGCGCATCCTCACGAAACATATCTAA
- a CDS encoding FtsQ-type POTRA domain-containing protein, which yields MIEYKAYHKKSLGKRGKKKHAARKKGKEKNPRETRFTFRQVLPVAAALLAVVLVTAAGAAVYSWLGHSRLFAVREIDLNRCDYVTREEVSGMLSGVPQGNIWALSSQDIGRRLQTHPWVRSVAVRKAFPDRLVVRIEERHPVAMINLDALYYVDEQGKIFKRLSSYDRKNFPILTGFSQGDLKANDAVTQRNLKRTLELLRATESGALRQNVSEIHFDAQDGYTLVTRDSGLQLKIGTMEVREAMQRIEEAMPKLANLGQANGIVDLKTAGRIFVRPGE from the coding sequence ATGATCGAGTACAAGGCATATCACAAGAAATCGCTCGGCAAGCGTGGGAAAAAAAAACACGCCGCCAGAAAGAAGGGGAAGGAGAAGAATCCCCGGGAAACCCGGTTTACATTCCGGCAGGTGCTTCCCGTCGCCGCGGCGCTCCTCGCCGTGGTCCTCGTCACCGCGGCAGGGGCGGCCGTTTATTCCTGGCTGGGCCATTCCCGCCTGTTCGCCGTGCGAGAGATCGACCTGAACCGGTGCGACTACGTAACGCGTGAGGAGGTCTCCGGGATGCTTTCGGGCGTGCCTCAGGGGAACATCTGGGCGCTCTCTTCACAGGACATTGGCCGGCGGCTGCAGACACATCCGTGGGTGCGAAGCGTGGCGGTGCGAAAGGCCTTTCCCGATCGGCTCGTTGTGCGAATCGAAGAGCGCCATCCCGTCGCCATGATCAACCTCGATGCGCTTTATTACGTCGACGAGCAGGGGAAGATCTTCAAGCGGCTGAGCTCCTACGACCGGAAGAACTTTCCCATCCTCACCGGTTTTTCGCAGGGCGATCTCAAGGCGAACGACGCGGTCACCCAACGAAACCTGAAGCGGACGCTCGAGTTGCTGCGCGCCACCGAATCGGGCGCCCTTCGCCAGAATGTCTCCGAGATCCACTTCGACGCCCAGGATGGATACACGCTCGTGACCAGGGACTCCGGCCTGCAACTGAAAATCGGAACGATGGAAGTCCGCGAGGCCATGCAGCGGATAGAGGAAGCGATGCCGAAACTTGCCAACCTCGGGCAGGCGAACGGTATCGTCGACCTGAAAACAGCGGGCCGCATCTTCGTGCGGCCGGGGGAATAA
- a CDS encoding D-alanine--D-alanine ligase → MPEKGRYKGRTVGVFLGGESSEREVSLRTGAAAASALRRQGYAVKEIDIGGDWLAAVRTAGVDVAFIALHGRFGEDGCIQGAFELAGIPYTGSGVLASALSMSKVLAKRVAASAGVPVAQDVVYEGEMLDGPPPPGMGYPFVVKPDREGSTVGVSIVRLKEEWGPAIADARKFDSRILVEAYIPGREITVGILNGKVLPAIEIVPKSGSGFYDYKSKYTVGQTDYVIPVPMDRDILARAAEYTRKAAAALTLRGAARLDYRVDPANNLFFLEANTIPGMTETSLLPKAAKFDGLSFDELVLEILDDAGLSK, encoded by the coding sequence ATGCCTGAAAAAGGCCGGTACAAGGGAAGGACGGTAGGGGTGTTCCTTGGGGGGGAATCCTCCGAACGGGAGGTATCGCTCCGCACGGGCGCGGCCGCGGCCTCGGCGCTCCGCAGGCAGGGGTACGCCGTCAAGGAAATCGACATCGGAGGAGATTGGCTCGCCGCGGTCAGAACCGCGGGCGTGGATGTGGCGTTCATCGCCCTGCACGGCCGCTTCGGCGAGGACGGATGCATCCAGGGAGCGTTCGAGCTTGCGGGGATTCCGTACACGGGGTCCGGAGTGCTCGCCTCCGCACTTTCGATGAGCAAGGTCCTGGCCAAGCGCGTGGCGGCCTCTGCAGGGGTACCCGTCGCGCAAGACGTCGTTTACGAAGGGGAGATGCTGGACGGGCCGCCGCCTCCGGGCATGGGATACCCCTTTGTCGTCAAGCCCGATCGGGAGGGGTCCACGGTCGGCGTGAGCATTGTCCGGCTGAAAGAGGAGTGGGGTCCGGCCATCGCCGATGCGCGTAAATTCGACAGCCGGATCCTGGTCGAAGCCTACATTCCCGGCAGGGAGATCACGGTGGGGATCCTGAACGGGAAGGTCCTCCCGGCGATAGAGATCGTGCCGAAGTCCGGATCAGGGTTCTACGACTATAAGTCGAAGTACACCGTTGGGCAAACCGATTACGTGATCCCGGTCCCCATGGACCGCGACATCCTCGCGCGGGCGGCGGAATACACCCGCAAAGCCGCGGCAGCCTTGACGCTGCGGGGAGCGGCCCGCCTGGATTACCGGGTGGACCCGGCGAACAACCTGTTCTTCCTGGAGGCGAACACCATACCGGGGATGACGGAGACGAGCCTGCTGCCGAAGGCTGCGAAGTTCGACGGGCTGTCGTTCGACGAACTCGTGCTGGAAATCCTCGACGACGCGGGGTTGTCCAAGTAG
- the murB gene encoding UDP-N-acetylmuramate dehydrogenase, whose product MRAAGGRIEEVFGAKLRDFTTVGIGGAAERMVFPRSLQEIQEILRSERQHGREVRFLGAGSNLLVNDGGIRGTVMCLKKNMGKMIFSPGGAVVAEGGTMLPRFSVLCALSGLSGAEELAGIPGTVGGAISMNAGAYGRSIGELAEWVEIVDMDGRLVRLDSRDIHFGYREANFPMRGIISRVAFRLAFGNSDESFDRIRIYNEKRRATQPWGARTFGSTFRNPRGGEKAARLLDQAGMKGAREGDALFSEKHANFMINAGQASAAEAMRLIDRARQTVRATAGVELALEVKLWGVFDA is encoded by the coding sequence ATGCGGGCTGCGGGAGGAAGAATCGAGGAAGTCTTCGGCGCGAAGCTTCGGGATTTCACGACTGTGGGCATCGGCGGCGCCGCGGAGCGGATGGTTTTCCCGCGCTCCCTCCAGGAGATCCAGGAAATCCTGCGCTCGGAGCGGCAGCACGGACGTGAGGTGCGATTCCTGGGCGCCGGGAGCAACCTGCTGGTAAACGACGGTGGGATCCGTGGGACGGTGATGTGCCTGAAGAAAAACATGGGGAAGATGATCTTCTCCCCCGGAGGGGCCGTCGTCGCAGAAGGCGGGACGATGCTTCCTCGCTTCTCCGTGCTCTGCGCGCTCTCGGGCCTCTCCGGAGCGGAGGAGCTGGCAGGGATACCCGGAACGGTCGGCGGCGCAATATCGATGAACGCGGGGGCGTACGGACGCTCCATCGGCGAACTGGCGGAATGGGTGGAAATCGTGGACATGGATGGAAGGCTCGTCCGGCTCGACTCCCGCGACATCCATTTCGGCTATCGCGAGGCGAATTTCCCCATGAGAGGAATCATATCCCGTGTAGCTTTCCGGCTGGCCTTCGGCAATTCGGACGAGTCGTTCGATCGCATCCGTATCTACAACGAAAAGCGCCGGGCCACGCAGCCGTGGGGGGCGCGGACTTTCGGCTCCACGTTCCGCAACCCAAGGGGAGGCGAGAAGGCCGCACGGCTGCTGGACCAGGCGGGCATGAAGGGTGCGCGGGAAGGGGACGCGCTCTTCTCGGAGAAACACGCCAACTTCATGATCAACGCGGGGCAGGCTTCCGCGGCGGAAGCCATGCGCCTCATCGATCGGGCCCGGCAGACCGTTCGGGCCACGGCCGGTGTGGAGCTGGCGCTCGAAGTCAAATTGTGGGGTGTCTTCGATGCCTGA
- a CDS encoding UDP-N-acetylmuramate--L-alanine ligase produces the protein MSGIAELLLNLGYRVSGSDLRRSDTTERLERLGAEVRTGHAAGNVPSDGHVVVYSSAVKPDNPEVVEAHRRKIPVIPRAEMLSELMRMKYGIAIAGTHGKTTTTSMVATVLAHAGWDPTAVVGGKLNSLGSNAKLGQGEFLVAEADESDGSFLKLSPTVAVVTNIDPEHLDFYTGIGQIKENFLHFVNKVPFYGFAVLCIDHPNVQELIPSVEKTTVTYGFSAHADYRADGVVPEGMNNRFRVLRRGEPLGEVALKAPGKHNVSNALAALAVAMELGIPFEKVRDGLAEYGGVVRRFQVKGEKNGVTVVDDYGHHPEEIRATLAAAREVWPDRRIVVGFQPHRFSRTHGLFRDFLSAFHNADLLFVFDVYAAGEEPIPGATGERLCEAIGQHGHKAAVYAGKAVEAQGTIVPRLCPGDIFFTMGAGDVWKLGESLLSG, from the coding sequence ATGAGCGGCATCGCGGAACTCCTCCTGAATCTCGGTTACCGGGTAAGCGGCTCGGACCTTCGTCGCTCCGACACTACGGAGCGGCTGGAAAGGCTCGGCGCAGAGGTACGGACCGGACACGCCGCCGGGAATGTACCGTCGGACGGGCACGTCGTCGTGTACTCCTCGGCCGTCAAGCCGGACAACCCAGAGGTCGTGGAGGCGCATCGCAGGAAGATACCCGTCATTCCGCGCGCGGAGATGCTCTCCGAGCTGATGCGGATGAAGTACGGCATCGCGATCGCCGGTACGCACGGCAAGACGACGACCACGTCGATGGTTGCGACGGTCCTTGCCCACGCGGGATGGGATCCCACCGCCGTCGTGGGTGGCAAGCTGAACAGCCTGGGCTCGAACGCCAAGCTGGGGCAGGGCGAGTTCCTCGTCGCGGAGGCCGATGAAAGCGACGGCTCCTTCCTCAAATTGTCACCTACGGTGGCCGTGGTGACGAACATCGACCCCGAGCACCTGGATTTTTACACGGGCATCGGGCAGATCAAGGAGAACTTCCTCCACTTCGTCAACAAGGTCCCCTTTTACGGCTTCGCGGTGTTGTGCATAGACCATCCGAACGTTCAGGAGCTGATCCCGTCGGTGGAAAAGACTACCGTCACTTACGGCTTTTCCGCCCATGCGGATTACCGGGCCGACGGCGTCGTGCCCGAGGGGATGAACAACCGTTTCAGGGTTCTCCGCCGCGGGGAGCCGCTCGGAGAAGTCGCGCTCAAGGCTCCCGGGAAGCACAACGTGAGCAACGCACTGGCCGCACTGGCGGTCGCGATGGAGCTGGGGATCCCCTTCGAAAAGGTCCGGGACGGCCTTGCCGAATACGGAGGCGTCGTGCGCCGGTTCCAGGTGAAGGGGGAGAAAAACGGCGTGACGGTCGTCGACGACTACGGCCACCACCCGGAGGAGATTCGCGCCACGCTCGCCGCGGCGCGGGAAGTGTGGCCGGATCGCCGGATCGTCGTGGGGTTCCAGCCACACCGTTTTTCGCGGACGCACGGCCTTTTCCGCGATTTCCTCTCGGCGTTCCACAACGCGGACCTGTTGTTCGTCTTCGACGTGTATGCCGCGGGGGAGGAACCGATCCCCGGCGCTACGGGGGAGCGGCTCTGCGAGGCGATCGGGCAGCACGGGCACAAGGCGGCCGTATACGCAGGGAAGGCAGTGGAGGCGCAGGGAACGATAGTCCCCAGGCTCTGCCCCGGGGACATTTTTTTCACAATGGGAGCGGGCGATGTCTGGAAACTGGGAGAGAGCCTCCTTTCCGGCTGA
- the murG gene encoding undecaprenyldiphospho-muramoylpentapeptide beta-N-acetylglucosaminyltransferase — MSLTLTIAGGGTGGHVFPGIALAEAFLDLVPGGSVSFVGTESGLEARAIPGRGYEIDFVPAGQVLGKGAGGVVGMARMAKGIAAAFSVLGRRRPDLVFGVGGYASVPVAVAAAAARIPLFLQEQNAVPGRANRMLGKMARRVYLGFEGAAPYFPAGRTEVTGNPVRREVAAARQAGTPAAAGEAFIVFAMGGSQGARAISRLAVEMARRVKREGHAVKFVLQTGPGEHEAVAATVREEGLQVETFSFTERIGEVFALCHAVVMRAGALSIAEAALFGRPCILIPYPHAADRHQERNAEEFCATGAGVWMAQDDATEEKVLDVLLSWAFDPKSRGAAGDAAAGFSRPDAAERIVRSALRRIGKGEAVRV; from the coding sequence TTGTCGCTGACTCTGACCATCGCGGGCGGGGGAACCGGCGGACACGTTTTTCCGGGGATAGCGCTGGCTGAAGCGTTTCTCGACCTGGTCCCCGGCGGTTCCGTTTCCTTCGTCGGGACCGAGTCCGGCCTCGAAGCGCGGGCCATTCCGGGACGCGGTTACGAGATCGATTTCGTCCCCGCGGGACAGGTGTTGGGCAAGGGAGCGGGAGGGGTGGTTGGAATGGCGCGGATGGCGAAAGGGATCGCGGCTGCGTTCTCAGTCCTCGGGCGGCGGCGGCCGGACCTGGTCTTCGGTGTCGGCGGCTACGCCTCCGTGCCGGTGGCCGTCGCGGCGGCGGCTGCCCGCATCCCGCTTTTCCTCCAGGAGCAGAACGCCGTGCCGGGCAGGGCGAACCGCATGTTGGGAAAGATGGCGAGGCGCGTGTATCTCGGTTTTGAAGGGGCAGCACCATATTTTCCTGCAGGCAGGACCGAGGTCACCGGGAACCCAGTACGGCGGGAAGTGGCCGCAGCGCGGCAGGCGGGGACGCCGGCGGCCGCCGGGGAGGCTTTCATAGTATTCGCCATGGGCGGCTCTCAAGGGGCCCGCGCGATCAGCAGGCTGGCGGTGGAAATGGCCCGTCGCGTGAAGCGGGAAGGGCACGCGGTGAAATTCGTGCTCCAGACCGGCCCCGGGGAGCACGAGGCGGTGGCGGCGACGGTTCGCGAGGAGGGCCTTCAGGTCGAGACATTCTCCTTCACCGAACGTATCGGGGAAGTGTTCGCCCTGTGCCATGCGGTCGTAATGCGGGCGGGAGCTCTCTCCATCGCGGAGGCCGCCCTCTTCGGCCGGCCCTGCATCCTGATTCCGTACCCCCACGCGGCCGACCGGCACCAGGAGCGGAATGCCGAGGAGTTCTGCGCAACCGGCGCCGGCGTATGGATGGCGCAAGACGACGCCACGGAGGAAAAGGTCCTCGACGTCCTTCTTTCGTGGGCCTTCGATCCCAAAAGCCGCGGCGCGGCGGGGGACGCCGCCGCGGGGTTTTCACGTCCCGACGCGGCGGAGCGGATCGTCCGCTCGGCGCTCCGGCGGATCGGAAAAGGAGAGGCCGTCCGTGTATAG